One genomic region from Leptolyngbyaceae cyanobacterium JSC-12 encodes:
- a CDS encoding transposase (IMG reference gene:2510093797~PFAM: Transposase IS200 like) has protein sequence MSEYIHKSHNVTVLLYHLVFPAKYRRAVFDEQVDEVLREVCLEIEKRYEIKFIEIGVDKDHVHFLVQSVPTYSVTKLVKMIKSLTAREVFRRCPQVKQKLWGGEFWSDGYFASTVGKHGDEGMIANYVKNQGNEYLKLHRDEQLTLF, from the coding sequence ATGAGCGAGTACATCCACAAAAGTCATAACGTTACGGTTTTGCTATACCACCTTGTGTTTCCAGCAAAGTATCGGCGGGCTGTGTTTGATGAACAGGTCGATGAAGTTTTGCGAGAAGTTTGCCTGGAGATTGAGAAACGCTACGAGATTAAATTTATAGAAATCGGTGTAGACAAAGACCATGTGCACTTTTTAGTCCAATCGGTGCCGACATACAGCGTGACCAAATTGGTCAAAATGATCAAGAGTTTGACCGCAAGGGAAGTGTTTCGGCGTTGTCCTCAGGTGAAGCAAAAGCTATGGGGTGGAGAGTTTTGGAGTGATGGCTATTTTGCAAGTACAGTTGGGAAACACGGGGATGAAGGGATGATTGCGAACTACGTCAAAAATCAGGGTAACGAATATCTCAAGCTACACCGAGATGAGCAGCTTACTCTTTTTTGA